In the genome of Spodoptera frugiperda isolate SF20-4 chromosome 22, AGI-APGP_CSIRO_Sfru_2.0, whole genome shotgun sequence, one region contains:
- the LOC118279699 gene encoding chorion class B protein Ld34-like isoform X10 gives MSVKAILVLCAQALLVKSALSQACGYAAPVLATPCGLAASELVAPWAGLGAAGLATPYGLAGRGLGYDALIGGAPAMEFSPTSGGGLPVTSGSAIAPVGISVASDNVYEGALEVIGELPFVGTVAMEGVVPSAGAGAINHACGNGRTAMASGSAAYAPGAAYAPAAALAPLGAYGPAGAFAPAALAAPGLGLRGDLIGRGCGCGWAI, from the exons ATGTCTGTGAAGGCTATCCTCGTCCTCTGCGCCCAGGCGCTCCTCGTCAAG TCTGCTCTCAGCCAGGCTTGTGGGTACGCTGCCCCCGTCCTAGCCACTCCTTGTGGACTGGCTGCTTCTGAGCTTGTCGCTCCTTGGGCTGGCCTTGGAGCTGCTGGTTTAGCCACTCCTTACGGTCTGGCTGGCAGAGGCCTGGGTTACGATGCCCTCATCGGTGGTGCCCCCGCTATGGAGTTCAGCCCCACCAGTGGTGGTGGTCTGCCTGTGACCAGTGGCTCCGCCATCGCTCCCGTCGGTATCTCCGTGGCGTCTGACAATGTGTACGAGGGTGCTCTGGAAGTGATTGGAGAGCTGCCGTTCGTGGGTACTGTCGCTATGGAAGGAGTGGTGCCCTCTGCCGGTGCTGGTGCCATCAACCATGCCTGCGGTAATGGCAGGACCGCCATGGCCAGTGGCTCTGCTGCCTATGCCCCGGGTGCTGCCTATGCCCCGGCTGCCGCTCTGGCTCCTCTGGGTGCTTACGGTCCTGCTGGTGCCTTCGCTCCCGCTGCTCTTGCTGCTCCTGGCCTCGGTCTCCGAGGTGATCTGATCGGCAGAGGTTGTGGTTGCGGATGGGCCATCTAA
- the LOC118279699 gene encoding chorion class B protein Ld34-like isoform X11: MSVKAILVLCAQALLVKSALSQACGYAAPVLATPCGLAASELVAPWAGLGAAGLATPYGLAGRGLGYDALIGGAPAMEFSPTSGGGLPVTSGSAIAPVGISVASDNVYEGALEVIGELPFVGTVAMEGVVPSAGAGAINHACGNGRTAMASGSAAYAPGAAYAPAAALAPLGAYGPAGAFAPAALAAPGLGLRGDLIGRGCGCGWAI; this comes from the coding sequence TCTGCTCTCAGCCAGGCTTGTGGGTACGCTGCCCCCGTCCTAGCCACTCCTTGTGGACTGGCTGCTTCTGAGCTTGTCGCTCCTTGGGCTGGCCTTGGAGCTGCTGGTTTAGCCACTCCTTACGGTCTGGCTGGCAGAGGCCTGGGTTACGATGCCCTCATCGGTGGTGCCCCCGCTATGGAGTTCAGCCCCACCAGTGGTGGTGGTCTGCCTGTGACCAGTGGCTCCGCCATCGCTCCCGTCGGTATCTCCGTGGCGTCTGACAATGTGTACGAGGGTGCTCTGGAAGTGATTGGAGAGCTGCCGTTCGTGGGTACTGTCGCTATGGAAGGAGTGGTGCCCTCTGCCGGTGCTGGTGCCATCAACCATGCCTGCGGTAATGGCAGGACCGCCATGGCCAGTGGCTCTGCTGCCTATGCCCCGGGTGCTGCCTATGCCCCGGCTGCCGCTCTGGCTCCTCTGGGTGCTTACGGTCCTGCTGGTGCCTTCGCTCCCGCTGCTCTTGCTGCTCCTGGCCTCGGTCTCCGAGGTGATCTGATCGGCAGAGGTTGTGGTTGCGGATGGGCCATCTAA